In the Camarhynchus parvulus unplaced genomic scaffold, STF_HiC, whole genome shotgun sequence genome, TCAGCACCCAAAACCCTGATAAAATACTCCAAAATCCTgataaaacaccccaaatccctgccaaAAAATACCCCAGGTGCTGCACCAGATGGTCATCGACATGGTCagcacccaaaaccccaaaaccctgctgaaacaccccaaaaccctgcccTAAAAccatccctgagcacccccagctgcGCCAGATGGTCATCAACATGCTCagcacccaaaaccccaaaaccctgctgaaacaccccaaatccctgccaaAAAATACCCCAGGTGCTGTGCCAGATGGTCATCGACATGGTCAGCAccctgaaaccccaaaatcctgataaaataccccaaatccctgataaaacaccccaaaaccctgatAAAACACCCCAGGCGCTGCGCCAGATGGTCATTGACATGGTCAGCAccctgaaaccccaaaatcctgataaaacaccccaaaatcctgctgaaacaccccaaatccctgccctaAAAccatccctgagcacccccagctgcGCCAGATGGTCATTGACATGCTCagcacccaaaacccccaattcCTGCCCTAAAAacgcccccaaaccccctgaacacccccagccctgccctgggtgccCCCTGACCCTGCCaggcccccaaaaccccaaaaacccccccaaaaccccaaaatccccccaaaatccccctgtgccccctgccccaggtgctggCCACGGACATGTCCAAGCACATGAGCCTCCTGGCCGACCTCAAGACCATGGTGGAGACCAAGAAGGTGACAAGCTcgggggtgctgctgctggacaaCTACACCGACCGCATCCAGGTGGGGAGGGGGACCCCAGAAAGGGgcctgggggggtccccaagggggcccgggggggtctcaggggtctTTGGGGAGGTCTTGGGGATGCTGGGGGAGCTTTGGGGCATCCGGGGGGTCCCCGAAGAGCCTTGAGGGGATCCTGAGGATGGTCCAGGTGTCCTGGGGGGGGATGGGGCGTCCCAGAGGGGTCCTGGGTGACCTGAGGGTCCCTGGGCCGCGCTGGGGGACATGTGGAGCCTGAGGGGGGTCCTGGCTGCTCCGAGGTGGCCCAGgtgatgtccctgtccccacggTGGCCCAGGTGGCATCCTTGTCCCCATGGTGGCCCACTCTGTCCCCAAGGTGGCCCAGgtgatgtccccaaggtggcCCAGgtgatgtccctgtccccgagGTGGCCCTGGTGGCATCCTTGTCCCCATGGTGGCCCAGTCTGTCCCCAGGTGGCCCAGGTGATGTCCCCAGGTGGCCCAGgtgatgtccctgtccccgagGTGGCCCAGTCTGTCCCCAGGTGGCCCAGgtgatgtccctgtccccgagGTGGCCCAGGTGGCATCCTTGTCCCCCatggtggccctggtggcatccttgtccccatggtgtccctgtccccaggtaGCCCAGGTGATGTCCCCAGGTGGCCCAGgtgatgtccctgtccccgagGTGGCCCTGGTGGCATCCTTGTCCCCGAGGTGGCCCAGTCTGTCCCCAGGTGGCCCAGgtgatgtccctgtccccaggtggcCCCGGTGATGTCCCCAGGTGGCCCAGgtgatgtccctgtccccaggtggcCCCGGCCGCCCCAGGTGACCCtcgtgtccccaggtgctgcgGAACATGGTGCACTGCGCCGACCTGAGCAACCCCACGAAGCCGCTGGGGCTGTACCGGCAGTGGACGGAGCGGATCATGGAGGAGTTCTTCAGGCAGGGGGACCGGGAGCGGGAGCGCGGCATGGAGATCAGCCCCATGTGCGACAAGCACAGCGCCTCGGTGGAGAAATcccaggtgagacacacctggagacacctggggacacggggacacacctggacatggggacacacctgggacacctggggggtaCAGGAGATCAGCCCCATGTGCGACAAGCACAGCGCCTCGGTGGAGAAATCCCAggtgaggggacatggggacacctggggacacctggggacacacctgggacatggggacacacctggggacatggggggtaCAGGGAGATCAGCCCCATGTGCAACAAGCACAGCGCCTCGGTGGAGAAATcccaggtgagacacacctggggccatggggacacacctggggacacacctgggacacggggacacctggggggacgCAACAGCATCAGCCCCAGGTGTGACAGCGCCGCCAGCAGGAACTCACAGGTGCAGATCCCTgcgatgtccccgatgtccccaatgtcccctcactgtccccaatgtcccctcactgtccccgctgtccccaatgtccccgatgtccccagtgtccccaatgtccccgctgtccccaatgtccccgatgtccccaatgtccctgatgtccccactgtccccagtgtccccagtgtccccaatgtccccgatgtccccaatgtccccagtgtccccaatgtccccagtgtccctcactgtccccagtgtccctcactgtccccgatgtccctcactgtccccagtgtccccactgtccccgctgtccccgctgtccccgctgtccccgatgtccccagtgtccccaatgtccccgctgtccccgatgtccccaatgtccccagtgtcccctcactgtccccagtgtccctcactgtccccagtgtccctcactgtccccaatgtccctgatgtccccagtgtccccaatgtccccgctgtccccgatgtccccaatgtccccagtgtccccagtgtccccagtgtccccagtgtccccgatgtccccaatgtccccaatgtccccaatgtccccaatgtccccagtgtccccaatgtccccgatgtccccaatgtccccaatgtccccagtgtccccaatgtccccagtgtcccctcactgtccctcactgtccccgctgtccccgctgtcccctcactgtccccaatgtccctcactgtccccgctgtcccccccaGGTGGGGTTCATCGATTTCGTGGTGCAGCCGCTCTGGGAGGCCTGGGCCGAGCTCGTTCACCCCGACGCGCGGGAGATGCTGCGGGCGCTGCACGAGAACCGCGAGTGGTTCCGGCTCCGGGCCCCGCtcagccccgagccccccccggagccccccccggggccgggacccccccggTTCCGCTTCGAGCCCCCCCCGAacgggggagggggggaggggcggggggagccCCCCCCgtgaggggggaggggagaggccCCGGGATTCCCAcgggggggggctgggggggcgcTGGGGGGGATTTTATTCGGGttaattttattgattttatttattttttctttttatttgaggtctttttatttttattattttagtttttattattttaatttttattattttaatttttattattttaattttcattagtttaatttttattattttaatttttattagtgtaatttttattattttaatttttattgttttaatttttataattttaattttcattagtgtaatttttattattttaatttttattattttaatatttattagcttaatttttattattttaatatttattagcTTAATTCTCATTTACCATTCTTATTGATTTCTgtatttggattatttttattatttatccgctttattgatttttttgtatttggattattttaatttttattatttatccttcttattgattttttaatttggattaatttttattatttatccttcttattcttttttatttgggattatttttattaattatttttattgatcaTTTCAATtagggttatttttatttattttttccatttggattatttttatttggattacTTTTATGTCTACTATTTTtatgcattatttttattattttaattgattaattttatttcttatttttactgggattgtttttatttattattttgatttttatttttattatgcaatatttttattgggATCGTTTTTATTCGGacttttttccatttggatTATTTgcattggaatttttttaacctttttagtttttcctttcGGGCGATTTTTattgggattattttttatttgggtgatttttattGGCATCGTTTTCATCGCAGTTTCGTTTTATTTATTATCGttattttattggaattttctccctttgggttatttttatttgggattttttaaaattgggATCATTTCTTTTTATGAGATTTCTTTTCACCGGAATTATtttcatcagattttttttaatcggaattttttcttttaattattttttaagaattccTTTATTGAATTCTTTTTATTGGGATTCTTTGATTGGAATGGCTTTCCTGGGATAATTtcaatggaatttttttcattggaattattttgattatttttaatcagaattattttaatgggATTATTTAATCGGAATTATTTCCACTGGAATGATTTTAGTGGAATGATTTAATCAGAATAATTTATCAGAATTAtttaatcagaattatttttagtgGAGTTATTTTGTACTGGAGGGATTTGATTTGGATTCCTTTATCAGAGTTATTtttatcagaattattttttatcagaattattttttatctgaACCATTATTTTATTGGgattatttttatctgaattATGATTTTACCGAGATTCTTTTTATCTGaatcattattttattgaatTCCTTTTATCGGGATTATTTtaccagaataatttttatcaGAATTACGattttatttggattatttttatcgggattctttttatttggattatttcatcaaaactatttttatcAGATTCATTATTTTACGGGGATGATTTcattggtattttatttttatttggattattttatcagaattatttttatcagaATCGTTATTTTATTGGATTCTTTTATTGGATTATTTTATTGGATTCTTCTATTGCATTCTTTTATTGGATTAttttttggattattttatttggattattttattggattattttatttggattattttatttggattattttattGGATTATTTTATGggattattattttatttgcattatttccATCGGATTGATTTCGGGGTTCATTTGGGGGGGGTCGGGGGAGGagaatttttattctattttttaaaaaactcgaaaagacaaaaaaaggaggaaaattcccccaaaaaggAAGAGACCCCAAAggggggagaccccaaaaaggggaccccaaaaggggGTTCCCAAAAGGGGAGAGACCCCAAAAGGGGATTCCCCCCCCAAAAGGGGAGATTCCCCAAAGGCCCCAAAAAGGGGGGAGAGACCCCAAAAGGGGGGTTCCCCAAAAAGGGGGGTTCCCCAAAAAGGGGGTCCCCAGGGGGGGTTCCCCAAAAGCCATTCAcggggggaggggcagagccccCAAATTCGGGGTTTTCTCCCCAACCCTTCCCCGCTTTGCACAGCGACCCCTCCCCCCCCGAGGAGCAGCAATACCGGCGGGACCCCCCCCTCAATTTCGGGGGGGtcctgaccccaaaattccgtttttttttttttttttgggggtccccattTCTGGCCCTGCTGTAgcactgggggggggggggttggggggatctgacccctccccccccccccaaaacccccgaaatttggggggtcgcgcggggggggggaggggtcgtgcagagcttttatttttgtaccGGCGGCGCTGAAAATCCCGGGAATTGTGGGGACCCCGAACCCCCCCgagaaccccaaaaccctcgCGGGGGGGGCCGGGGCGACCCCCACCCCCCAACCCATCCCCCCCCACCCCGTCACCCCTTCTCCCGCCAGCGGCTCCAATaaagaggagaaggggaagagcCCAGGGGTCGtgtggggtcctgggggggtttgggggattttggggatttttttggggtctgtgggttattttttgggggggggggggggtggtgggTGTGTCCCCGCTGTGGGGCTTTGGGGGATCCCGGGTGGGCTCTGGGCGtattggggaggggtcccggggggttttggggggggggtcccgaTGTGGGGGGGGGTCCTGACggggggtctggggtctcccctcccccccccggcGGTGTCGGCCGCCATGCCCGGAACCATCGCGGGCCGGAACGgccgcggcgggagcgcggggCCGGAGGGGAACGGACCGGGCGAAACCATCGCGGGGGCGAGTCCACGTCGGCGGGGCCGGTGCTGAGCGGTACCGGCGGTACCgggagggtcccggggggcggggcgggaccGGAGCGGTCCCTGGGGGCGGGGCCTTTACCGGCAGAGCGGGGACGGGACCGGGAGGGTCCCTGGGTGGGGGTCCCTGAGCGGGGCCGGTACCGAGCGTCCCTCACGGCCCGGCAGCGAGAGGCTCCGGAACGAGCGAGCCCCGGCCCCACGGTGAGTCCCGCGAGTGCCCCGGTGCTCCCCCGGTCCCCTCAGACCTGCAGGCGACACCGGAGCCGCTGTCGGGACCGGTGCCGGAGCCCGCCGAGGCCGGGGACGATGCGGACGCGGTCGGGGCGGTCCCGGTGCCCCGGGGGGTTCAGCGGAGCGCGGGCCGAGCCCGGCCCGGTGCGACCCCCGCGGCTCCtgccggggcagcggcggccccgCACATTCCGGGCCTCCGAGTGATACCGGCGGTTCCTCGGCGCGGACACGCGGCGGGACCGgcaccggccccggccccggcccggctgagccccgcccgcggccccgccggtgCTGGAGCGCAtcggggccgcgccggggccggTACCGGCGAGAACTTCGTGCGGCACCGGCCGCGCAACAACCCCGACCCGTGCGGTGAGCGCCGGTTCTGCTGCCGGTACCGGTGCCGCTTCCCTTCCCGGCCCATCCCCGGTGCCATCCCCGGTTCTGTCCCCGGTCCAATCCCGGTCCCGCCCATTCCAGGCCCGTTCTGGATCTCTGGTTCTATCCCGGTTCTGTCCCGGTTCCGTCCCGTTCCAGGCCCGTTCtggaccccccagacccccatcTCCCCCAAACCTCGCTCGGCTGcacaaaccccaaataaaaccGGGGAGACTCCGATTGGtgccctgggattttgggatccccacagggatttttgggatctctcagggattttgggatctctcagggattttgggatccccacagggattttgggatcccccgcagggattttgggatctctcagggatttttgggatctctcagggatttttgggatccccacagggattttgggatcccccacagggattttgggatccccgcagggattttgggatcccccacagggattttgggatctctcagggattttgggatccccacaggattttgggatccccacagggatttttgggatctctCAGGGATTctgggagcccccagcccccccggGACGCCCCCAGACCCCCGAGGTGTGAAACCCTCCCGTTTATTGAGGCTCCAGCCGGAGCGATGCCAggcggcgccgcccgccccggaTCGGGGCCAAACCCGCGGCTTTTGGTACATTCGGCCCCTTCCCGGCGGGGTTCCCatcccgggggggtcccggggggatTCTCACCCCCCATCCAGCGGTAAAAAACGAcccctccccccttcccccccctccgcacaaaaccaaaaaaaaccacaaaaaaaaacaaaaccaaagaaaaaaccccaaaactcccgtgtggagcagagggggagggcgggacccccggggcggggggcgggggggggtcCCCGTTTTGGTTTCCTGGGTGTTTctgggggccgggggggccctTCAGCTGCCGTAGTGCATCGTGTTGGTGGTGATGGACATGGGGGAGGCCATGGAGAGCGGCGGCCCCCCCATGGTGAACTGGCTGTTGAGGGGGAAGTGCGAGCTGGAGCCGGCGCCGCTCTGCCCGCTGGACGAGCCTGGGGGGCACAGCGGGGtcaggggggtcctggggggtgCGGGGGGGTTaatgtggggagggggctcggggGTACCTTGCACGATGCCCGTGCTCATGATGGAGCCCATCCTGGAGTGGGTGTGGTTGACGATGCCGGTGTTGGCTGCGGGGTGGGGGGGGCACGGTGAGGGTGGGGGGGCTGTGAGACCCCCGAGTCCTGAGACCCCCCCCGAGTCCTGAGACCCCCCCCCTCATTGTGACACCCCCACCCTtcaccctgagccccccaccTTCATTGTGAGACCCCCCCCGAGTCCTGAGACCCCCACCCTCATTGTGAGACCCCCCCTGAGTTCTGAGACCCCCCGAGTCCTGAGACCCCCACCCTCATCGTGAGCCCCGCCCCCCGAGTCCTGAGACCCCCCCCTCATTGTGAGACCCCCCCCCAATcccgagcccccccagctcACCCAGGGGGATCAGGTTGTTGTGCCCCACGTTGGAGCCGCCCGCGATGACGCTGCTCAGGTCGTAGGCTGCCGGCATCCCTGCGTGGGGAGGGGGTCAGAGCCCCCAGAACCGGGGCTcacacccccagagcccccaggacccccagagcccccaggacccccccagacccatCAGGACCTCCCCAGACCCACCAGCCACGGCCATTCCTGCGTGGGGAGGGGGTCAGAGCCCCCCCAGAACGGGGGGATGacgcccccagacccctccccagaccccccagacccccccccggacccccccgGACCCACCGGCCACGGCCATGCCCGTGCTCATGTTGTAGCTGCTGCCCGTGCTCCACATGTTCTCCGACGGGGACGTGTAGTGGGAGCCGGGGGGGGGCGAGGGGGTCGTGCCCGTGtacctggggaggggggggcggggggaggggtGTCAGGGcttgggggggtcccgggggcgcccccggccccgcagccccccccGGCCCTACCtgaagaagggatttttcaggtCCAGCAGGTTGGAGGATTTGGAGCCCGTCTGGTCCACCTGGGCCACGATGCTGATGTCGTAGCTCTGTCTGGGGAGGGGGGGCAGCCCGTGAGACCCCCCCGACCCAAAATACacctggagaggggctgggaccCCCGAATGGGGGCACAGAGACCCAAAGTGCAGCCAAGGgggcacagagaccccaaagTGCCCCTGAGgggtcccagcagcagcagctgggccgTGGTTGCCCCCCCAGTTATAAAAACAGCTCTGAAACTGGGCCAGGGCCCCCCAGGGCCAAACTGGGCCAggagagcccccccagctcaAACTGGGCCAggcccccccagctcccagcccagttCAGCGGGAGCAGCAGATCCAGGGCGGCCCCAACCAGGACATggctggggggggggaaggggcttggggaccccccccaaacccaccctgtgcccccccagcctcccccacGTCACTCCAGAGGCTCCCCGTGCCCCCTAaaccccctctgcagccccagaactgccccagagtggccccaaatcccccagaactgccccagagcggccccaaaccccctcaatccccccaaatctcctctgcacccccagaactgccccagctcccctcagctgccccccccagagccccctccccacctctcgTTGGCGACGAGCAGGCAGGGCCCTGAGAGCGTGCGGCCTCTGCAGCCCCGAACTGCCCAAAACCGAACGCCCCAGGcggccccaaaccccctcaatcccccccagaactgccccaaatccctccccaagcCCCCCCAAGCCCCCTGCCCACCTCTTGTTGGCGACGAGCAGGCAGGTCCCTGAGAGCGTGTCGCCAGCCTTGGCGAAGAGGGGCGACTGGAACAGGCAGCGCACCTGGTACCAGTGGGTCAGCGGCTCCGTGGGCGCCGTGGAGAGCCACACCGTCATTCTGGGGGGGCAGCGCGGTCAGGGGGGGTGGCACAGAGCCCCGcacccccccgggacccccccccatCCCAAAACACCTACATGGAGCCGATGAAGGCCACGTCGAACCAGAAGGCCAGGCCGTGCACCAGCCCCGAGTGCAGCATGTGGAACTTGAAGGGGATTTCTATCCTGGAGGACCGGGGGGGTTATTGGGGGGTGGGAGgagacccccagcccccccaatCCCCGAGACCCCCCCCCAGGCGCTCCTCACCTGTGCAAGTCGCCCTCCTTGGCTTCCAAGAAGTTCACGGTGTATTTGACGGATTTGGCCATTAAAATCCGGATGTCGAAGGTGTCCTGGGGAACGGGGTGGGCACGGGGGTTTGGGAGCCTCCTGGTCGGCCcggagcccccagagccccccagagccccccgggTCACTCACCACCACGGGCTGCCTGAAGTACTCGTCCACAGCGGCGCCGCGCAGAGCGGAGAGATCCACGCCGTGGAAGGAGGGCTGGTACCTGGGAACGGGGAATGCcaaactgggaacactgggaatactgggagtggggatcccaaactgggaatggggatgccaaactgggaatggggatccaAACGGGAGGGCCCAACCGGGATGGGGATCCCAAACGGGAATGGGGAATGCCAGGGAATGGGGACCAAACTGGTACTGGGACGGGGATCCcaactgggaatggggaatgccaaactgggaacactgggaatactgggagtggggatcccaaactgggaatgaAAATGGGAATACTGCCAACGGGGAATGGGGACCAACGGAATGTGgatcccaaactgggaatggggatcccaaactgggaatggggatcccaaactgggaatgtggatcccaaactgggaatggggatcccaaactgggaatggggaatgccaaactgggaatggggaatgccaaactgggaatggggatcctAAACTGGtacctgggaatggggaatgccaaactgggaatggggatcccaaactgggaatggggatcccaAACTGGTACCTGGGAACGGGGAATgccaaactgggaatggggatcccaaactgggaatgggaactgggaacaggaaccaggaatgggaacaggaaccaggaatgggaactggggactgggaatgggaactgggaacaggactgggaatgggagcaggaaccaggaatgggactgggaatgggaccaGGAGCAGGCCCTGGTCAGGCTCACCAGAAGTTGGCCTTGGTGAACTGCTCCATGTAGAGCTGCTCGTCCGTGAAGGGCGCCAGGTGCACGTCCCCGATCGTGGGGAACATGTTccctgagggagggagggagggacgaCCTTGGAGCCGGGGGGTCCCACGgcccccagggacccccggggaccccccTGCGCTCACCGCTGGGCTTCAGGTACTTCTTGGCGTGCAGGTAGCTCTCGAGCATGCGCTCGTTGAAGAGCATGTAGCCCATGGGCTCCGAGATGATGATGTCCACCTGCTCGGGCAGCGACACCTCCTCCACCTTGCCCGGGATCACCACGATCCGCTCCGTCAGGTTGTTGCTCTTCAccagcacctggggcagggcagggggagggggtCAGGCcgtggggacacccccgggcTGCCGGGAGCCCCCCCGGGCTCACCTCGGCGTGCTGGGCCATGGTGCTGGCCTCCA is a window encoding:
- the CARM1 gene encoding histone-arginine methyltransferase CARM1 isoform X2; protein product: MAAVSVFPGVRLLTVGDANGEIQRHQEQQPLRLEVRTGPDSAAIALYGHEEVCVFKCSVSRDTECSRVGKQSFIITLGCNSVLLQFGTPTDFCSFYNILKNCRGHNTERSVFSERTEESSAVQYFQFSGYLSQQQNMMQDYVRTGTYQRAILQNHSDFKDKIVLDVGCGSGILSFFAAQAGARKIYAVEASTMAQHAEVLVKSNNLTERIVVIPGKVEEVSLPEQVDIIISEPMGYMLFNERMLESYLHAKKYLKPSGNMFPTIGDVHLAPFTDEQLYMEQFTKANFWYQPSFHGVDLSALRGAAVDEYFRQPVVDTFDIRILMAKSVKYTVNFLEAKEGDLHRIEIPFKFHMLHSGLVHGLAFWFDVAFIGSIMTVWLSTAPTEPLTHWYQVRCLFQSPLFAKAGDTLSGTCLLVANKRQSYDISIVAQVDQTGSKSSNLLDLKNPFFRYTGTTPSPPPGSHYTSPSENMWSTGSSYNMSTGMAVAGMPAAYDLSSVIAGGSNVGHNNLIPLANTGIVNHTHSRMGSIMSTGIVQGSSSGQSGAGSSSHFPLNSQFTMGGPPLSMASPMSITTNTMHYGS
- the CARM1 gene encoding histone-arginine methyltransferase CARM1 isoform X3, which translates into the protein MAAVSVFPGVRLLTVGDANGEIQRHQEQQPLRLEVRTGPDSAAIALYGHEEVCVFKCSVSRDTECSRVGKQSFIITLGCNSVLLQFGTPTDFCSFYNILKNCRGHNTERSVFSERTEESSAVQYFQFSGYLSQQQNMMQDYVRTGTYQRAILQNHSDFKDKIVLDVGCGSGILSFFAAQAGARKIYAVEASTMAQHAEVLVKSNNLTERIVVIPGKVEEVSLPEQVDIIISEPMGYMLFNERMLESYLHAKKYLKPSGNMFPTIGDVHLAPFTDEQLYMEQFTKANFWYQPSFHGVDLSALRGAAVDEYFRQPVVDTFDIRILMAKSVKYTVNFLEAKEGDLHRIEIPFKFHMLHSGLVHGLAFWFDVAFIGSIMTVWLSTAPTEPLTHWYQVRCLFQSPLFAKAGDTLSGTCLLVANKRQSYDISIVAQVDQTGSKSSNLLDLKNPFFRYTGTTPSPPPGSHYTSPSENMWSTGSSYNMSTGMAVAAYDLSSVIAGGSNVGHNNLIPLANTGIVNHTHSRMGSIMSTGIVQGSSSGQSGAGSSSHFPLNSQFTMGGPPLSMASPMSITTNTMHYGS
- the CARM1 gene encoding histone-arginine methyltransferase CARM1 isoform X1 → MAAVSVFPGVRLLTVGDANGEIQRHQEQQPLRLEVRTGPDSAAIALYGHEEVCVFKCSVSRDTECSRVGKQSFIITLGCNSVLLQFGTPTDFCSFYNILKNCRGHNTERSVFSERTEESSAVQYFQFSGYLSQQQNMMQDYVRTGTYQRAILQNHSDFKDKIVLDVGCGSGILSFFAAQAGARKIYAVEASTMAQHAEVLVKSNNLTERIVVIPGKVEEVSLPEQVDIIISEPMGYMLFNERMLESYLHAKKYLKPSGNMFPTIGDVHLAPFTDEQLYMEQFTKANFWYQPSFHGVDLSALRGAAVDEYFRQPVVDTFDIRILMAKSVKYTVNFLEAKEGDLHRIEIPFKFHMLHSGLVHGLAFWFDVAFIGSIMTVWLSTAPTEPLTHWYQVRCLFQSPLFAKAGDTLSGTCLLVANKRQSYDISIVAQVDQTGSKSSNLLDLKNPFFRYTGTTPSPPPGSHYTSPSENMWSTGSSYNMSTGMAVAGMPAAYDLSSVIAGGSNVGHNNLIPLANTGIVNHTHSRMGSIMSTGIVQGTPEPPPHINPPAPPRTPLTPLCPPGSSSGQSGAGSSSHFPLNSQFTMGGPPLSMASPMSITTNTMHYGS